In Nasonia vitripennis strain AsymCx chromosome 2 unlocalized genomic scaffold, Nvit_psr_1.1 chr2_random0002, whole genome shotgun sequence, a genomic segment contains:
- the LOC100116736 gene encoding histone-lysine N-methyltransferase SUV39H2 isoform X7, with protein sequence MPSEKVSTHRSSIEECAAECSRGEEADLPGNPTILSFISDKRPISPGSCHPSAKQPKIEEVEHLVSTKNIHANMILSDDLFDDDNIKDSKRSANTLAENDIFLSHTIFKRPQKENTYANSINIFKKVELKELRVQLEDIRHAKIMTKSDGHPNLYEVEEIVGKKIENYIIYYLIKWKNWSADYNTWEPVKNLTNCAELLKEFEDGRLKLLERFQKYSNFYPDTSVIERHMLDLFRQGKKIDSSLINTDHLYEKIKMFFSINNKKTKTLAENIKENILHMLVYNSRTEQLASLKDWENEMNSITKGNPSIKVENLVDLERAPQEFLYIDDYLPGSGVIIPEEPPIGCECSICDSKTKCCYAMCDGSLPYTSARRIRVPPGTPIYECNKRCICPDNCQNRVVQRGSQMKLCVFRTSNGRGWGVKTLRVIKKGTFVIQYVGEVITNEEAEKRGKEYDAAGRTYLFDLDYNETEGQCPYTVDAAIYGNISHFINHSCDPNLAVYAVWIDCLDPNLPKLALFATKDIKQNEEITFDYMRQTVKDDLLRQRLELPEEMCNNKSLEHRTRCKCGASICRQYLF encoded by the coding sequence AATGTGCAGCAGAATGTAGTCGTGGAGAAGAAGCAGACCTACCTGGAAATCCAACGATATTATCTTTTATTTCTGATAAACGACCCATCTCTCCTGGGAGCTGTCATCCTTCAGCTAAGCAACCAAAAATTGAGGAAGTAGAACATCTAGTAAGCACGAAAAACATTCATGCTAATATGATTTTATCAGATGATTTATTTGATGACGATAACATAAAGGATTCAAAAAGGTCAGCTAATACTTTAGCagaaaatgatatttttttatcacatacaattttcaaaagacCTCAAAAAGAAAATACCTATGCGAAcagtataaatatatttaaaaaagtagaATTAAAAGAGTTACGTGTGCAACTTGAAGATATTAGACATGCAAAAATTATGACAAAATCTGATGGACATCCTAATTTATATGAAGTTGAAGAAATTGTCGGGAAGAAAATAGAGAATtatatcatttattatttaattaaatggaaaaattgGAGTGCAGACTATAATACTTGGGAACCcgttaaaaatttaacaaattgtGCAGAATTATTAAAGGAATTTGAAGATGGaagattaaaattattagaacgatttcaaaaatattcaaactttTATCCTGATACAAGTGTTATAGAACGACATATGTTAGATTTATTCCGTCAaggtaaaaaaatcgattcatCCTTGATAAATACAGATCATTTGtatgaaaaaatcaaaatgtttttcagtattaataacaaaaaaactaAAACCTTAGCagagaatataaaagaaaatattttacatatgTTAGTATACAATTCGAGAACCGAACAGTTAGCTTCATTAAAAGATTGGGAAAACGAAATGAATAGCATAACAAAAGGTAACCCATCAatcaaagttgaaaatttggtAGATCTAGAACGAGCGCCACAAGAATTTCTTTATATTGATGATTATTTACCTGGTTCTGGTGTCATTATACCTGAAGAACCTCCGATTGGTTGCGAATGTTCTATATGTGATTCAAAAACTAAATGTTGTTATGCTATGTGTGATGGAAGTTTGCCATATACATCTGCTCGTAGAATTCGCGTTCCTCCTGGTACTCCAATATATGAATGTAATAAGCGCTGTATTTGTCCAGATAACTGCCAAAATCGTGTTGTTCAGCGTGGCTCACAAATGAAACTTTGTGTATTTAGGACTTCAAATGGTCGGGGTTGGGGAGTAAAAACTTTACGTGTAATCAAAAAAGGAACATTTGTTATTCAATATGTCGGGGAAGTTATCACAAATGAAGAAGCAGAAAAGCGTGGTAAGGAATATGATGCCGCAGGAAGAACCTATCTTTTTGATCTTGATTATAATGAAACAGAAGGACAATGTCCATATACTGTAGACGCAGCTATTTACGGGAATATATCTCATTTTATTAACCATTCATGCGATCCAAATTTAGCTGTTTATGCTGTTTGGATTGATTGTCTCGATCCAAATTTACCTAAACTTGCTCTTTTTGCAACAAAAGATATAAAGCAAAATGAAGAAATAACATTTGACTATATGCGCCAAACAGTTAAAGATGATTTATTACGACAAAGACTTGAATTGCCAGAAGAAATGTGCAACAATAAATCTTTGGAACATCGAACTCGATGTAAATGTGGAGCTAGTATTTGTCGACAATAtcttttttaa
- the LOC100116736 gene encoding histone-lysine N-methyltransferase SUV39H2 isoform X5, whose translation MGGEETIDFTDKMSNLLKQDLLQLDSDSRNMPSEKVSTHRSSIEECAAECSRGEEADLPGNPTILSFISDKRPISPGSCHPSAKQPKIEEVEHLVSTKNIHANMILSDDLFDDDNIKDSKRSANTLAENDIFLSHTIFKRPQKENTYANSINIFKKVELKELRVQLEDIRHAKIMTKSDGHPNLYEVEEIVGKKIENYIIYYLIKWKNWSADYNTWEPVKNLTNCAELLKEFEDGRLKLLERFQKYSNFYPDTSVIERHMLDLFRQGKKIDSSLINTDHLYEKIKMFFSINNKKTKTLAENIKENILHMLVYNSRTEQLASLKDWENEMNSITKGNPSIKVENLVDLERAPQEFLYIDDYLPGSGVIIPEEPPIGCECSICDSKTKCCYAMCDGSLPYTSARRIRVPPGTPIYECNKRCICPDNCQNRVVQRGSQMKLCVFRTSNGRGWGVKTLRVIKKGTFVIQYVGEVITNEEAEKRGKEYDAAGRTYLFDLDYNETEGQCPYTVDAAIYGNISHFINHSCDPNLAVYAVWIDCLDPNLPKLALFATKDIKQNEEITFDYMRQTVKDDLLRQRLELPEEMCNNKSLEHRTRCKCGASICRQYLF comes from the coding sequence AATGTGCAGCAGAATGTAGTCGTGGAGAAGAAGCAGACCTACCTGGAAATCCAACGATATTATCTTTTATTTCTGATAAACGACCCATCTCTCCTGGGAGCTGTCATCCTTCAGCTAAGCAACCAAAAATTGAGGAAGTAGAACATCTAGTAAGCACGAAAAACATTCATGCTAATATGATTTTATCAGATGATTTATTTGATGACGATAACATAAAGGATTCAAAAAGGTCAGCTAATACTTTAGCagaaaatgatatttttttatcacatacaattttcaaaagacCTCAAAAAGAAAATACCTATGCGAAcagtataaatatatttaaaaaagtagaATTAAAAGAGTTACGTGTGCAACTTGAAGATATTAGACATGCAAAAATTATGACAAAATCTGATGGACATCCTAATTTATATGAAGTTGAAGAAATTGTCGGGAAGAAAATAGAGAATtatatcatttattatttaattaaatggaaaaattgGAGTGCAGACTATAATACTTGGGAACCcgttaaaaatttaacaaattgtGCAGAATTATTAAAGGAATTTGAAGATGGaagattaaaattattagaacgatttcaaaaatattcaaactttTATCCTGATACAAGTGTTATAGAACGACATATGTTAGATTTATTCCGTCAaggtaaaaaaatcgattcatCCTTGATAAATACAGATCATTTGtatgaaaaaatcaaaatgtttttcagtattaataacaaaaaaactaAAACCTTAGCagagaatataaaagaaaatattttacatatgTTAGTATACAATTCGAGAACCGAACAGTTAGCTTCATTAAAAGATTGGGAAAACGAAATGAATAGCATAACAAAAGGTAACCCATCAatcaaagttgaaaatttggtAGATCTAGAACGAGCGCCACAAGAATTTCTTTATATTGATGATTATTTACCTGGTTCTGGTGTCATTATACCTGAAGAACCTCCGATTGGTTGCGAATGTTCTATATGTGATTCAAAAACTAAATGTTGTTATGCTATGTGTGATGGAAGTTTGCCATATACATCTGCTCGTAGAATTCGCGTTCCTCCTGGTACTCCAATATATGAATGTAATAAGCGCTGTATTTGTCCAGATAACTGCCAAAATCGTGTTGTTCAGCGTGGCTCACAAATGAAACTTTGTGTATTTAGGACTTCAAATGGTCGGGGTTGGGGAGTAAAAACTTTACGTGTAATCAAAAAAGGAACATTTGTTATTCAATATGTCGGGGAAGTTATCACAAATGAAGAAGCAGAAAAGCGTGGTAAGGAATATGATGCCGCAGGAAGAACCTATCTTTTTGATCTTGATTATAATGAAACAGAAGGACAATGTCCATATACTGTAGACGCAGCTATTTACGGGAATATATCTCATTTTATTAACCATTCATGCGATCCAAATTTAGCTGTTTATGCTGTTTGGATTGATTGTCTCGATCCAAATTTACCTAAACTTGCTCTTTTTGCAACAAAAGATATAAAGCAAAATGAAGAAATAACATTTGACTATATGCGCCAAACAGTTAAAGATGATTTATTACGACAAAGACTTGAATTGCCAGAAGAAATGTGCAACAATAAATCTTTGGAACATCGAACTCGATGTAAATGTGGAGCTAGTATTTGTCGACAATAtcttttttaa
- the LOC100116736 gene encoding histone-lysine N-methyltransferase SUV39H2 isoform X4 — MGGEETIDFTDKMSNLLKQDLLQLDSDSRNMPSEKVSTHRSSIEEECAAECSRGEEADLPGNPTILSFISDKRPISPGSCHPSAKQPKIEEVEHLVSTKNIHANMILSDDLFDDDNIKDSKRSANTLAENDIFLSHTIFKRPQKENTYANSINIFKKVELKELRVQLEDIRHAKIMTKSDGHPNLYEVEEIVGKKIENYIIYYLIKWKNWSADYNTWEPVKNLTNCAELLKEFEDGRLKLLERFQKYSNFYPDTSVIERHMLDLFRQGKKIDSSLINTDHLYEKIKMFFSINNKKTKTLAENIKENILHMLVYNSRTEQLASLKDWENEMNSITKGNPSIKVENLVDLERAPQEFLYIDDYLPGSGVIIPEEPPIGCECSICDSKTKCCYAMCDGSLPYTSARRIRVPPGTPIYECNKRCICPDNCQNRVVQRGSQMKLCVFRTSNGRGWGVKTLRVIKKGTFVIQYVGEVITNEEAEKRGKEYDAAGRTYLFDLDYNETEGQCPYTVDAAIYGNISHFINHSCDPNLAVYAVWIDCLDPNLPKLALFATKDIKQNEEITFDYMRQTVKDDLLRQRLELPEEMCNNKSLEHRTRCKCGASICRQYLF; from the coding sequence AAGAATGTGCAGCAGAATGTAGTCGTGGAGAAGAAGCAGACCTACCTGGAAATCCAACGATATTATCTTTTATTTCTGATAAACGACCCATCTCTCCTGGGAGCTGTCATCCTTCAGCTAAGCAACCAAAAATTGAGGAAGTAGAACATCTAGTAAGCACGAAAAACATTCATGCTAATATGATTTTATCAGATGATTTATTTGATGACGATAACATAAAGGATTCAAAAAGGTCAGCTAATACTTTAGCagaaaatgatatttttttatcacatacaattttcaaaagacCTCAAAAAGAAAATACCTATGCGAAcagtataaatatatttaaaaaagtagaATTAAAAGAGTTACGTGTGCAACTTGAAGATATTAGACATGCAAAAATTATGACAAAATCTGATGGACATCCTAATTTATATGAAGTTGAAGAAATTGTCGGGAAGAAAATAGAGAATtatatcatttattatttaattaaatggaaaaattgGAGTGCAGACTATAATACTTGGGAACCcgttaaaaatttaacaaattgtGCAGAATTATTAAAGGAATTTGAAGATGGaagattaaaattattagaacgatttcaaaaatattcaaactttTATCCTGATACAAGTGTTATAGAACGACATATGTTAGATTTATTCCGTCAaggtaaaaaaatcgattcatCCTTGATAAATACAGATCATTTGtatgaaaaaatcaaaatgtttttcagtattaataacaaaaaaactaAAACCTTAGCagagaatataaaagaaaatattttacatatgTTAGTATACAATTCGAGAACCGAACAGTTAGCTTCATTAAAAGATTGGGAAAACGAAATGAATAGCATAACAAAAGGTAACCCATCAatcaaagttgaaaatttggtAGATCTAGAACGAGCGCCACAAGAATTTCTTTATATTGATGATTATTTACCTGGTTCTGGTGTCATTATACCTGAAGAACCTCCGATTGGTTGCGAATGTTCTATATGTGATTCAAAAACTAAATGTTGTTATGCTATGTGTGATGGAAGTTTGCCATATACATCTGCTCGTAGAATTCGCGTTCCTCCTGGTACTCCAATATATGAATGTAATAAGCGCTGTATTTGTCCAGATAACTGCCAAAATCGTGTTGTTCAGCGTGGCTCACAAATGAAACTTTGTGTATTTAGGACTTCAAATGGTCGGGGTTGGGGAGTAAAAACTTTACGTGTAATCAAAAAAGGAACATTTGTTATTCAATATGTCGGGGAAGTTATCACAAATGAAGAAGCAGAAAAGCGTGGTAAGGAATATGATGCCGCAGGAAGAACCTATCTTTTTGATCTTGATTATAATGAAACAGAAGGACAATGTCCATATACTGTAGACGCAGCTATTTACGGGAATATATCTCATTTTATTAACCATTCATGCGATCCAAATTTAGCTGTTTATGCTGTTTGGATTGATTGTCTCGATCCAAATTTACCTAAACTTGCTCTTTTTGCAACAAAAGATATAAAGCAAAATGAAGAAATAACATTTGACTATATGCGCCAAACAGTTAAAGATGATTTATTACGACAAAGACTTGAATTGCCAGAAGAAATGTGCAACAATAAATCTTTGGAACATCGAACTCGATGTAAATGTGGAGCTAGTATTTGTCGACAATAtcttttttaa
- the LOC100116736 gene encoding histone-lysine N-methyltransferase SUV39H2 isoform X6, with product MPSEKVSTHRSSIEEECAAECSRGEEADLPGNPTILSFISDKRPISPGSCHPSAKQPKIEEVEHLVSTKNIHANMILSDDLFDDDNIKDSKRSANTLAENDIFLSHTIFKRPQKENTYANSINIFKKVELKELRVQLEDIRHAKIMTKSDGHPNLYEVEEIVGKKIENYIIYYLIKWKNWSADYNTWEPVKNLTNCAELLKEFEDGRLKLLERFQKYSNFYPDTSVIERHMLDLFRQGKKIDSSLINTDHLYEKIKMFFSINNKKTKTLAENIKENILHMLVYNSRTEQLASLKDWENEMNSITKGNPSIKVENLVDLERAPQEFLYIDDYLPGSGVIIPEEPPIGCECSICDSKTKCCYAMCDGSLPYTSARRIRVPPGTPIYECNKRCICPDNCQNRVVQRGSQMKLCVFRTSNGRGWGVKTLRVIKKGTFVIQYVGEVITNEEAEKRGKEYDAAGRTYLFDLDYNETEGQCPYTVDAAIYGNISHFINHSCDPNLAVYAVWIDCLDPNLPKLALFATKDIKQNEEITFDYMRQTVKDDLLRQRLELPEEMCNNKSLEHRTRCKCGASICRQYLF from the coding sequence AAGAATGTGCAGCAGAATGTAGTCGTGGAGAAGAAGCAGACCTACCTGGAAATCCAACGATATTATCTTTTATTTCTGATAAACGACCCATCTCTCCTGGGAGCTGTCATCCTTCAGCTAAGCAACCAAAAATTGAGGAAGTAGAACATCTAGTAAGCACGAAAAACATTCATGCTAATATGATTTTATCAGATGATTTATTTGATGACGATAACATAAAGGATTCAAAAAGGTCAGCTAATACTTTAGCagaaaatgatatttttttatcacatacaattttcaaaagacCTCAAAAAGAAAATACCTATGCGAAcagtataaatatatttaaaaaagtagaATTAAAAGAGTTACGTGTGCAACTTGAAGATATTAGACATGCAAAAATTATGACAAAATCTGATGGACATCCTAATTTATATGAAGTTGAAGAAATTGTCGGGAAGAAAATAGAGAATtatatcatttattatttaattaaatggaaaaattgGAGTGCAGACTATAATACTTGGGAACCcgttaaaaatttaacaaattgtGCAGAATTATTAAAGGAATTTGAAGATGGaagattaaaattattagaacgatttcaaaaatattcaaactttTATCCTGATACAAGTGTTATAGAACGACATATGTTAGATTTATTCCGTCAaggtaaaaaaatcgattcatCCTTGATAAATACAGATCATTTGtatgaaaaaatcaaaatgtttttcagtattaataacaaaaaaactaAAACCTTAGCagagaatataaaagaaaatattttacatatgTTAGTATACAATTCGAGAACCGAACAGTTAGCTTCATTAAAAGATTGGGAAAACGAAATGAATAGCATAACAAAAGGTAACCCATCAatcaaagttgaaaatttggtAGATCTAGAACGAGCGCCACAAGAATTTCTTTATATTGATGATTATTTACCTGGTTCTGGTGTCATTATACCTGAAGAACCTCCGATTGGTTGCGAATGTTCTATATGTGATTCAAAAACTAAATGTTGTTATGCTATGTGTGATGGAAGTTTGCCATATACATCTGCTCGTAGAATTCGCGTTCCTCCTGGTACTCCAATATATGAATGTAATAAGCGCTGTATTTGTCCAGATAACTGCCAAAATCGTGTTGTTCAGCGTGGCTCACAAATGAAACTTTGTGTATTTAGGACTTCAAATGGTCGGGGTTGGGGAGTAAAAACTTTACGTGTAATCAAAAAAGGAACATTTGTTATTCAATATGTCGGGGAAGTTATCACAAATGAAGAAGCAGAAAAGCGTGGTAAGGAATATGATGCCGCAGGAAGAACCTATCTTTTTGATCTTGATTATAATGAAACAGAAGGACAATGTCCATATACTGTAGACGCAGCTATTTACGGGAATATATCTCATTTTATTAACCATTCATGCGATCCAAATTTAGCTGTTTATGCTGTTTGGATTGATTGTCTCGATCCAAATTTACCTAAACTTGCTCTTTTTGCAACAAAAGATATAAAGCAAAATGAAGAAATAACATTTGACTATATGCGCCAAACAGTTAAAGATGATTTATTACGACAAAGACTTGAATTGCCAGAAGAAATGTGCAACAATAAATCTTTGGAACATCGAACTCGATGTAAATGTGGAGCTAGTATTTGTCGACAATAtcttttttaa
- the LOC100116736 gene encoding histone-lysine N-methyltransferase SUV39H2 isoform X3, with protein sequence MPSEKVSTHRSSIEGKVGADSYTIETFKNLSEVRTVRLKNESQRDITVKLEECAAECSRGEEADLPGNPTILSFISDKRPISPGSCHPSAKQPKIEEVEHLVSTKNIHANMILSDDLFDDDNIKDSKRSANTLAENDIFLSHTIFKRPQKENTYANSINIFKKVELKELRVQLEDIRHAKIMTKSDGHPNLYEVEEIVGKKIENYIIYYLIKWKNWSADYNTWEPVKNLTNCAELLKEFEDGRLKLLERFQKYSNFYPDTSVIERHMLDLFRQGKKIDSSLINTDHLYEKIKMFFSINNKKTKTLAENIKENILHMLVYNSRTEQLASLKDWENEMNSITKGNPSIKVENLVDLERAPQEFLYIDDYLPGSGVIIPEEPPIGCECSICDSKTKCCYAMCDGSLPYTSARRIRVPPGTPIYECNKRCICPDNCQNRVVQRGSQMKLCVFRTSNGRGWGVKTLRVIKKGTFVIQYVGEVITNEEAEKRGKEYDAAGRTYLFDLDYNETEGQCPYTVDAAIYGNISHFINHSCDPNLAVYAVWIDCLDPNLPKLALFATKDIKQNEEITFDYMRQTVKDDLLRQRLELPEEMCNNKSLEHRTRCKCGASICRQYLF encoded by the coding sequence AAGAATGTGCAGCAGAATGTAGTCGTGGAGAAGAAGCAGACCTACCTGGAAATCCAACGATATTATCTTTTATTTCTGATAAACGACCCATCTCTCCTGGGAGCTGTCATCCTTCAGCTAAGCAACCAAAAATTGAGGAAGTAGAACATCTAGTAAGCACGAAAAACATTCATGCTAATATGATTTTATCAGATGATTTATTTGATGACGATAACATAAAGGATTCAAAAAGGTCAGCTAATACTTTAGCagaaaatgatatttttttatcacatacaattttcaaaagacCTCAAAAAGAAAATACCTATGCGAAcagtataaatatatttaaaaaagtagaATTAAAAGAGTTACGTGTGCAACTTGAAGATATTAGACATGCAAAAATTATGACAAAATCTGATGGACATCCTAATTTATATGAAGTTGAAGAAATTGTCGGGAAGAAAATAGAGAATtatatcatttattatttaattaaatggaaaaattgGAGTGCAGACTATAATACTTGGGAACCcgttaaaaatttaacaaattgtGCAGAATTATTAAAGGAATTTGAAGATGGaagattaaaattattagaacgatttcaaaaatattcaaactttTATCCTGATACAAGTGTTATAGAACGACATATGTTAGATTTATTCCGTCAaggtaaaaaaatcgattcatCCTTGATAAATACAGATCATTTGtatgaaaaaatcaaaatgtttttcagtattaataacaaaaaaactaAAACCTTAGCagagaatataaaagaaaatattttacatatgTTAGTATACAATTCGAGAACCGAACAGTTAGCTTCATTAAAAGATTGGGAAAACGAAATGAATAGCATAACAAAAGGTAACCCATCAatcaaagttgaaaatttggtAGATCTAGAACGAGCGCCACAAGAATTTCTTTATATTGATGATTATTTACCTGGTTCTGGTGTCATTATACCTGAAGAACCTCCGATTGGTTGCGAATGTTCTATATGTGATTCAAAAACTAAATGTTGTTATGCTATGTGTGATGGAAGTTTGCCATATACATCTGCTCGTAGAATTCGCGTTCCTCCTGGTACTCCAATATATGAATGTAATAAGCGCTGTATTTGTCCAGATAACTGCCAAAATCGTGTTGTTCAGCGTGGCTCACAAATGAAACTTTGTGTATTTAGGACTTCAAATGGTCGGGGTTGGGGAGTAAAAACTTTACGTGTAATCAAAAAAGGAACATTTGTTATTCAATATGTCGGGGAAGTTATCACAAATGAAGAAGCAGAAAAGCGTGGTAAGGAATATGATGCCGCAGGAAGAACCTATCTTTTTGATCTTGATTATAATGAAACAGAAGGACAATGTCCATATACTGTAGACGCAGCTATTTACGGGAATATATCTCATTTTATTAACCATTCATGCGATCCAAATTTAGCTGTTTATGCTGTTTGGATTGATTGTCTCGATCCAAATTTACCTAAACTTGCTCTTTTTGCAACAAAAGATATAAAGCAAAATGAAGAAATAACATTTGACTATATGCGCCAAACAGTTAAAGATGATTTATTACGACAAAGACTTGAATTGCCAGAAGAAATGTGCAACAATAAATCTTTGGAACATCGAACTCGATGTAAATGTGGAGCTAGTATTTGTCGACAATAtcttttttaa
- the LOC116416240 gene encoding uncharacterized protein LOC116416240: MDTPSVEEVYPYHIVEFITAGKKPKENRCRYKVANQQKKKLSTRYPSPLYNENTCTQLKLALKNLFDAPSTMYTDKPRGKAATLEEDFMKNDLVTHQKTALTAASDASETTSSCSCILPSLSKLRKVGAASHKVKYKTPEIASSSTSTSTKKLLTGPSQENEPLKNVT; the protein is encoded by the exons ATGGACACTCCATCGGTAGAAGAAGTATATCCGTATCATATTGTTGAGTTTATAACAGCTGGAAAGAAACCAAAAGAAAACAGATGTCGCTACAAAGTGGCTaatcaacaaaaaaagaaactgtCTACAAGGTATCCGTCTCCTCTTTACAATGAAAACACATGCACTCAACTGAAGCTGGCTCTTAAAAATCTCTTTGACGCTCCAAGTACAATGTACACTGACAAGCCAAGAGGAAAAGCAG CGACTCTTGAagaagattttatgaagaatGACCTTGTAACACACCAGAAAACCGCTTTGACTGCAGCTTCAGATGCGAGCGAAACTACTTCAAGCTGCAGCTGCATCTTACCATCATTATCAAAACTGAGAA AAGTTGGAGCAGCATCGCATAAAGTAAAATATAAGACACCTGAGATAGCCAGTTCATCAACAAGCACgtctacaaaaaaattattaaccgGTCCCTCCCAGGAGAATGAACCACTGAAAAATGTAACGTGA